A stretch of Chitinophagaceae bacterium DNA encodes these proteins:
- a CDS encoding glycosyl hydrolase, which translates to MKRLFKFTLILFLINVNYLSAQTRPTPAAERLNGLQKRKLLEDNSLLKDIKFRNVGPSIMSGRVVDVDVNPADPTEFYVAYATGGLWYSNNNGQSLVPVFDKENAFGIGDIAVDWPGKTLWVGTGEVNSSRSSYAGLGVYKSTDNGKTWEWLGLPESHHIGRIILHPTDKNTAWVAVLGHLYSANKERGVYKTSDGGKTWKQTLYVDDNTGAVDMDINPKNPDELYTAMWYRTRRAWNFEEGGKSSGIYKTMDGGDTWKLITAAGSGFAAGNGLGRIGLAVFPSNPNIIYATLDNQDHRPDTAKKKEDSNYVLKNFKDLTREGFLALDDAKLDSFLKKNGFPEKYKAASVKEMVRSEKLKPTAVYDYLLNANTALFETPIIGCEIYRSDDAGAIWRKVNTKELNLYNTYGYYFGEISVSSTNENKVVISGVSLMLSEDGGKTFKATDNEATHADWHGCWMNPARDGHWVAGNDGGCNITYDNGRHWFKANTPSVGQFYAITVDDAKPYNIYGGLQDNGTWFGPSTSKDKDQWDYEGVYPWKQIGGGDGMQVQVDTRDNKTAYVGSQFGFYSRRNTDGGRGFSLYPRNELGEPKLRFNWQTPIWLSKHTQDVLYYGSNKFFRSLQKGEKMEALSSDLTNGAKEGDIPFGTSTTLAESPMKFGLIYIGTDDGNIHVSRDAGYTWTKISNSLPRAVQGMYVSRVAPSAFKEGRIYVSLNGYRNDNFGAYLFVSEDYGSSWTQLGTDLPAEPLNVVKEDPKKESIIYVGSDNGLYTSFDRGKSFMTLDNSMPRVPVHDIAIQQRENEIIIGTHGRSIYITKLDAIQKAYDKMMEGKK; encoded by the coding sequence ATGAAACGATTATTCAAATTTACGCTAATCCTTTTTTTAATAAATGTTAATTACCTGTCTGCACAGACCAGGCCAACACCGGCTGCTGAAAGACTGAACGGTTTGCAGAAAAGAAAATTGCTGGAAGACAACAGTCTTTTGAAGGACATAAAGTTCCGCAACGTGGGCCCCAGCATCATGAGCGGCCGGGTGGTGGATGTGGATGTGAATCCGGCAGACCCCACCGAGTTTTATGTGGCCTATGCCACCGGCGGATTGTGGTACAGCAATAATAACGGCCAGAGCCTGGTGCCCGTTTTTGATAAGGAGAATGCATTTGGCATCGGGGATATTGCTGTGGACTGGCCGGGAAAGACACTCTGGGTTGGCACCGGTGAAGTGAACAGCAGCCGCTCTTCTTATGCCGGCCTGGGTGTTTACAAAAGCACCGATAACGGAAAGACATGGGAATGGCTCGGCCTGCCTGAAAGCCATCATATCGGCAGGATCATCCTTCACCCAACGGATAAAAATACAGCCTGGGTAGCCGTGTTGGGGCACCTCTATTCTGCCAATAAGGAAAGGGGTGTTTATAAAACATCCGATGGCGGTAAGACCTGGAAACAAACCCTGTATGTGGATGATAATACCGGCGCCGTGGATATGGACATCAACCCGAAGAACCCGGATGAGTTGTATACAGCCATGTGGTACCGTACCCGCCGGGCCTGGAATTTTGAAGAGGGTGGAAAAAGCTCAGGTATATATAAAACTATGGATGGTGGAGATACCTGGAAGCTTATAACTGCTGCCGGAAGCGGCTTTGCAGCCGGCAACGGACTGGGCAGGATCGGGCTGGCAGTATTTCCATCCAACCCAAACATCATTTATGCTACCCTGGATAACCAGGACCACCGCCCCGATACGGCTAAGAAAAAAGAAGACAGCAACTATGTGCTTAAGAATTTCAAAGACCTTACCCGGGAAGGTTTTTTGGCGCTGGACGACGCCAAACTGGATAGCTTTTTAAAGAAGAATGGTTTCCCGGAGAAATACAAAGCAGCTTCGGTAAAGGAAATGGTAAGGAGTGAAAAGTTGAAGCCAACGGCTGTATATGATTATCTGCTTAACGCCAACACCGCATTGTTTGAAACGCCCATCATCGGATGTGAGATCTACCGCAGCGATGACGCCGGCGCCATCTGGCGAAAAGTGAATACCAAAGAGCTGAACCTTTACAACACCTACGGTTATTATTTCGGCGAGATCTCCGTGAGCAGTACCAACGAAAATAAGGTAGTGATAAGCGGGGTGAGCCTGATGCTGAGCGAGGATGGTGGCAAAACATTCAAGGCAACCGATAACGAGGCCACGCATGCCGATTGGCACGGCTGCTGGATGAATCCTGCACGGGATGGTCATTGGGTAGCCGGCAATGATGGTGGTTGCAATATTACCTATGACAACGGCAGGCACTGGTTCAAGGCAAATACCCCATCGGTTGGCCAGTTTTATGCCATCACGGTGGATGATGCAAAGCCTTATAATATCTACGGCGGCCTGCAGGACAACGGCACCTGGTTCGGGCCTTCCACCTCAAAAGACAAAGACCAGTGGGACTATGAAGGCGTGTACCCCTGGAAGCAGATCGGCGGCGGCGATGGCATGCAGGTGCAGGTGGATACCAGAGATAATAAAACTGCTTATGTTGGTTCTCAGTTCGGGTTTTATAGCCGGCGTAATACGGATGGAGGAAGGGGGTTTTCCCTTTACCCGCGGAACGAACTGGGGGAACCGAAACTCCGCTTCAACTGGCAAACACCCATCTGGCTGAGTAAACACACCCAGGATGTTCTTTATTACGGAAGCAATAAATTCTTCCGCAGCCTGCAGAAAGGCGAAAAGATGGAAGCGCTGAGCAGCGACCTCACCAACGGGGCCAAAGAAGGCGATATCCCTTTTGGTACAAGCACCACATTGGCAGAATCGCCCATGAAGTTTGGATTGATATATATTGGTACTGACGACGGGAATATTCATGTAAGCAGGGATGCCGGGTATACCTGGACAAAGATCAGCAACAGTTTGCCCAGGGCCGTACAGGGCATGTATGTAAGCCGGGTTGCACCGTCTGCTTTTAAAGAAGGAAGAATTTACGTTTCTTTAAACGGCTATCGTAATGATAATTTCGGCGCTTATCTTTTTGTTAGTGAAGACTACGGAAGCAGCTGGACACAGTTAGGTACCGACCTTCCTGCCGAGCCTCTGAACGTGGTGAAGGAAGATCCGAAAAAAGAAAGCATCATCTATGTAGGAAGCGATAACGGCCTCTATACATCTTTTGATAGGGGCAAGTCCTTCATGACCCTTGACAACAGCATGCCCCGTGTGCCCGTGCATGATATTGCCATCCAGCAGCGGGAGAATGAGATCATCATCGGTACACATGGCCGCAGCATCTATATAACCAAACTGGATGCAATTCAAAAAGCCTATGATAAGATGATGGAAGGGAAGAAGTGA
- a CDS encoding Type 1 glutamine amidotransferase-like domain-containing protein — protein sequence MNIPKLFLYSMQLTSRHYQLLDELVGKRPGDTRFACIENAADIIEGSENWVPGIRQSLAEKGYKVEAVDLRKFMEDKKALAEKLENKDVIWVCGGHTYYLRWILKASGADALIKDHVAAGNVYAGWSAGAIMAGPSTRYFDLMGDDPEEAPGIIYEGLDLTGTVIVPHMDNTDFAEGAKKANEALIKAGFNTVMLKDDQACIIDGNEQRIIG from the coding sequence ATGAATATCCCCAAACTATTCCTCTACTCTATGCAACTGACCAGCCGGCATTACCAGCTGCTGGATGAACTGGTTGGTAAAAGACCAGGCGACACCCGTTTTGCCTGTATTGAAAATGCAGCAGACATCATTGAAGGATCCGAAAACTGGGTGCCCGGTATCCGCCAGTCGTTGGCGGAAAAGGGATACAAGGTTGAAGCGGTTGATCTCAGAAAATTCATGGAAGATAAAAAAGCCCTGGCTGAAAAGCTGGAAAACAAAGACGTGATATGGGTTTGCGGTGGGCATACCTATTACCTGCGCTGGATATTAAAGGCAAGCGGGGCAGATGCGTTAATAAAAGATCATGTGGCGGCAGGCAATGTTTATGCAGGCTGGAGCGCAGGCGCCATCATGGCCGGGCCTTCTACAAGATATTTTGACCTGATGGGTGATGACCCGGAAGAAGCGCCCGGGATCATTTATGAGGGGTTGGATCTTACCGGCACGGTCATTGTTCCGCACATGGATAATACAGATTTTGCTGAAGGGGCAAAAAAAGCAAATGAAGCGCTGATCAAAGCAGGATTTAATACAGTAATGCTGAAAGATGACCAGGCCTGCATCATTGATGGTAATGAACAAAGGATCATTGGTTAA
- a CDS encoding SulP family inorganic anion transporter, whose product MSLVNRRSRFYLLSFLKHDFKASITVFFVALPLCLGISLASGAPMYSGLLAGIIGGMVVSLISRSELSVSGPAAGLTAICAAAITQLGSLEIFFLSVAVAGLLQVLLGVFRLGGFTHFIPSAVIKGMLTAIGIILISKQVPAFIGYDKPDFWSNELFNILSFKNVWSNVDSLYKHSSAGVIVIALLSIILLYAWKNTLAKKIDFLPTSFITVLFGVLLAFIFQKYVPQLALKPGQYVNVPKDIFSQIRFPQFNALFSNMEVWRNAIVICFVATLETLLSIAAIDKLDPYNRITPQNRELVAQGSANFFSGLLGGIPITAVIVRSSANAEAGAKTRLSAFTHGLWLLLAVLFAIPVINLIPYCVLAVILIRTGYNLAKPKMIISVYKQGREQFMPFIITVVSILVTDLLIGVLIGIGYSIYF is encoded by the coding sequence ATGAGCCTGGTAAACCGGAGGAGCAGATTTTATCTTCTTTCATTTCTTAAACACGACTTTAAGGCAAGCATCACTGTCTTTTTTGTCGCATTGCCGCTATGCCTGGGCATATCGCTGGCATCGGGTGCCCCCATGTACTCGGGACTGCTGGCAGGCATCATCGGCGGCATGGTGGTGAGCCTCATCAGCAGGTCGGAGTTGAGTGTAAGCGGACCGGCGGCTGGCCTAACCGCCATCTGCGCTGCAGCCATCACGCAATTAGGCTCCCTGGAAATATTCTTTCTTTCAGTAGCTGTAGCCGGGCTTTTGCAGGTACTGCTCGGTGTTTTCCGGCTGGGTGGCTTCACCCATTTTATTCCCTCGGCTGTTATTAAAGGAATGCTGACTGCCATCGGCATCATCCTCATCTCCAAACAGGTCCCGGCTTTCATCGGCTACGATAAACCCGACTTCTGGTCGAATGAATTATTCAATATCCTCTCGTTCAAAAATGTGTGGAGCAATGTGGACAGCCTGTACAAGCACTCATCAGCCGGTGTAATAGTGATCGCCCTGCTTTCCATCATATTGTTATATGCCTGGAAGAATACGCTGGCTAAAAAAATAGATTTCTTACCTACTTCTTTTATCACGGTGCTGTTCGGTGTGCTGCTGGCATTTATCTTTCAAAAATATGTCCCGCAACTGGCGCTTAAACCCGGCCAGTATGTCAATGTGCCAAAAGATATTTTCTCCCAGATCAGGTTTCCGCAATTCAATGCGCTGTTCAGCAATATGGAAGTATGGCGCAACGCCATTGTGATCTGTTTTGTGGCAACGCTGGAAACGCTTTTAAGTATTGCCGCCATTGATAAGCTGGATCCCTACAACCGCATCACACCGCAAAACCGGGAACTGGTGGCACAGGGCTCGGCTAATTTTTTCAGTGGCTTACTGGGGGGCATCCCCATCACCGCTGTTATCGTACGAAGCTCTGCCAATGCGGAAGCAGGTGCCAAAACGCGGTTATCGGCCTTTACACATGGATTGTGGCTGCTGCTGGCTGTACTCTTTGCCATCCCGGTCATCAATCTCATTCCGTATTGTGTGCTGGCTGTGATCCTTATCCGAACGGGATATAACCTGGCAAAACCCAAAATGATCATCTCGGTGTATAAGCAGGGACGAGAACAGTTCATGCCCTTCATCATCACCGTTGTTTCCATCCTCGTCACCGACCTGCTGATCGGCGTACTGATCGGGATCGGTTATTCCATTTATTTTTAG
- a CDS encoding acyl-CoA-binding protein, translated as MELKEQFEKAVTESKQLSEKPSNETLLQLYSLYKQSTEGDVSGEAPSNPFDFVNKAKYDAWSSLKGKASGDAMKEYVELVNKLKG; from the coding sequence ATGGAACTGAAAGAACAATTTGAAAAAGCAGTAACGGAAAGCAAGCAGTTATCTGAGAAACCTTCCAACGAAACATTGCTGCAGTTATATTCATTGTACAAGCAGTCTACCGAAGGCGATGTAAGCGGTGAAGCGCCATCCAATCCTTTCGACTTTGTGAACAAGGCAAAATACGATGCATGGTCCTCTTTAAAGGGAAAGGCTTCCGGGGATGCCATGAAGGAATACGTGGAACTGGTGAATAAACTGAAAGGATAA
- a CDS encoding Nif3-like dinuclear metal center hexameric protein, with protein MKIQEIIAVLESAAPPALQEGYDNAGLLTGKAAWDCSGIIITLDATEDVVLEAIEKKCNLIVAHHPIIFGGLKKINGKNYVERTVIAAIKNDIAIYAIHTNLDNVLHGVNAAIADKLGLINRMVLQPKNAILKKLYTFVPVDHAEEVRSAIFAAGAGHISRYSECSFNTKGEGTFKPGEGTNPFAGNIGQRHTEEEIRMEMIYPAWLEKKILLAMMATHPYEEVAYDIIGLENQDPGTGSGLVGELVNPLLEEVFLQLLKAQFGLSVIRHTPLLGKPVKKVALCGGAGAFLVGAATAAGADFYITGDVKYHEFFDANGRLVIADIGHYESEQYTTDLLFDILTQKFPTFAVLKTGVKTNPVRYFL; from the coding sequence ATGAAGATACAGGAGATCATAGCTGTTTTAGAATCAGCGGCACCGCCAGCGCTGCAGGAGGGTTATGATAATGCCGGCTTGCTCACCGGCAAAGCTGCCTGGGATTGCAGCGGCATCATAATTACCCTGGATGCGACCGAAGACGTGGTGCTGGAAGCCATCGAAAAGAAATGCAACCTCATTGTAGCCCATCATCCTATTATCTTCGGCGGACTGAAAAAGATAAATGGTAAGAATTATGTGGAGCGTACGGTCATTGCTGCCATTAAAAACGATATTGCCATTTACGCCATCCATACCAACCTCGATAATGTGCTGCATGGGGTGAATGCCGCCATTGCTGATAAACTCGGGTTGATAAACCGAATGGTTCTTCAACCAAAGAATGCCATCCTGAAAAAACTGTACACGTTCGTTCCGGTGGATCATGCGGAAGAAGTGCGTTCAGCAATTTTTGCTGCCGGCGCCGGGCATATCAGCAGGTACAGCGAATGCAGTTTCAATACAAAAGGGGAGGGCACTTTTAAACCCGGTGAAGGAACCAATCCTTTCGCCGGTAACATTGGCCAACGGCATACGGAAGAGGAGATCAGGATGGAAATGATCTATCCTGCCTGGCTGGAAAAAAAGATACTCCTTGCCATGATGGCCACCCATCCCTATGAGGAAGTGGCTTACGACATTATTGGACTGGAGAACCAGGACCCAGGTACCGGCAGCGGGCTGGTAGGCGAACTGGTAAATCCACTGCTGGAGGAAGTGTTTCTGCAACTGCTGAAGGCACAATTCGGCCTCTCGGTGATCCGGCATACCCCCCTGCTGGGCAAACCGGTTAAAAAAGTGGCCCTTTGCGGAGGGGCCGGGGCCTTCCTGGTAGGAGCTGCAACAGCGGCTGGTGCTGACTTCTACATAACCGGCGACGTTAAGTACCACGAGTTTTTTGATGCCAATGGTCGGTTGGTCATAGCCGATATCGGCCACTACGAGAGCGAACAGTATACTACGGACCTTTTGTTTGACATTTTGACCCAAAAATTCCCTACCTTTGCCGTCCTTAAAACAGGGGTAAAAACCAACCCGGTGCGTTACTTCCTGTAA
- the recN gene encoding DNA repair protein RecN, protein MLRKLHIQNYAIIHELEIEFSGKLNIITGETGAGKSILVGALNLVLGERADTTVLQDKEKKCFVEAEFDAEGKEAILDFLKENDLDTGEELVIRREIAPNGKSRAFVNDTPVNLNQLRSLSLVLVDLHQQFDTLELNSVGFQQEVLDALAGNSELLKGYRKVFHSFQLSKKELEALQSQQTAANAALDYNRFLFDELEEAGFKENELEELDAELRLLNNAENVKLQLSGICYELKESEQPVVQQLKSLQNKLHSLDEYHSGIAALAKRLQSAQLELQDIADELEHINNSVHYSAERIQFVNDRISVGYKLQKKHGVNSTNELLQIRTDLQQKLDYILNIGEAIGQKEKETNELLKQSEQLAMTISANREKATKPFIENVNALLAKVGMPNARFKAEVGHLDSLTENGADKIGFLFDANKSNRFEPLYKVASGGELSRLMLCIKSLVARKLQLPTLIFDEIDTGISGEAARQVGNIMKELTVSHQLISITHQPQIAARADAHYFVYKAIRNDKIVTSIRLLSNDERITSIAQMLGGEKPTAAALQNAREMVGN, encoded by the coding sequence ATGCTACGCAAACTGCACATACAGAACTATGCCATCATCCACGAACTGGAAATTGAATTCTCCGGCAAACTGAATATCATCACCGGTGAAACAGGAGCAGGTAAAAGTATCCTGGTGGGAGCGCTCAACCTGGTACTGGGCGAAAGGGCCGATACCACCGTATTGCAGGACAAGGAAAAGAAGTGCTTTGTGGAAGCGGAGTTTGATGCTGAAGGTAAAGAAGCCATCCTTGATTTCTTAAAAGAGAATGACCTGGATACCGGGGAAGAACTGGTGATACGCCGGGAAATAGCCCCGAATGGCAAATCCAGGGCATTTGTGAATGATACGCCTGTTAACCTGAACCAGTTGAGATCCCTCAGCCTGGTGCTGGTTGACCTGCACCAGCAGTTTGATACCCTTGAACTGAATTCGGTGGGTTTTCAGCAGGAGGTGCTGGATGCACTGGCAGGTAACAGTGAACTGCTGAAAGGATACAGGAAAGTCTTTCATTCCTTTCAACTGTCAAAGAAGGAACTGGAAGCCCTGCAGTCACAGCAAACTGCAGCCAACGCAGCACTGGATTATAACCGGTTTTTGTTTGATGAGCTGGAGGAAGCTGGTTTTAAGGAAAATGAACTGGAGGAACTGGATGCCGAATTAAGGCTGCTGAACAATGCGGAAAATGTAAAATTGCAGTTGAGCGGCATCTGTTATGAACTGAAAGAAAGCGAACAACCGGTTGTTCAGCAGTTAAAGTCCCTGCAAAACAAACTGCATTCGCTGGATGAATACCATTCCGGTATTGCGGCGCTGGCCAAACGTCTGCAAAGCGCCCAACTGGAGTTGCAGGATATTGCCGATGAACTGGAACACATCAATAACAGTGTTCATTACAGCGCCGAACGGATCCAGTTTGTGAACGACCGCATATCGGTTGGCTATAAACTGCAGAAGAAGCATGGGGTAAACAGCACCAACGAATTGCTGCAGATCAGAACTGACCTGCAGCAGAAACTGGATTATATTCTAAACATCGGGGAAGCCATCGGGCAAAAGGAAAAAGAGACCAACGAATTGCTGAAACAGTCTGAACAACTGGCAATGACCATTTCAGCAAACCGGGAAAAAGCAACCAAACCGTTCATTGAAAATGTGAATGCACTGCTGGCAAAAGTGGGTATGCCCAATGCAAGGTTTAAGGCGGAGGTTGGCCACCTGGACAGTCTTACTGAAAACGGGGCAGATAAGATCGGATTCCTGTTTGATGCAAATAAAAGCAACCGGTTTGAACCCCTGTATAAAGTAGCCAGCGGTGGTGAATTAAGCCGCCTGATGCTTTGTATAAAATCACTTGTTGCCCGTAAACTGCAACTGCCCACCCTGATATTTGATGAAATTGATACCGGCATCAGCGGAGAAGCGGCCAGGCAGGTAGGTAATATCATGAAGGAACTAACTGTTTCCCACCAATTGATATCGATCACACACCAGCCGCAGATAGCCGCAAGGGCCGATGCCCATTATTTTGTGTACAAGGCCATCCGCAATGACAAGATCGTTACATCCATCCGGCTGCTCAGCAATGATGAACGCATCACCAGCATTGCCCAGATGCTGGGAGGAGAAAAACCTACGGCTGCCGCCTTGCAGAATGCGAGGGAGATGGTGGGAAATTGA
- a CDS encoding enoyl-ACP reductase, with translation MSHNLLKGKKGIIFGALDERSIAWRTALKCHEEGAELVLTNAPVAMRMGEINKLAEVVKAPVIPCDVSSNEDVANLLTRSMEHFGGGVDFILHSIGMSINVRKGKHYTEIDYGFNSKSLDISAVSLHRVLATAMKMDAINEWGSVVALTYIAAQRVFPDYNEMADAKALLESITRSFGYHYGVKKHVRVNTISQSPVRTTAGSGVKGFDGFMDYAEKMSPLGNASSDECANYCVMMFSDLTRKVTMQNLFHDGGFSFTGVTEAVIEKMETPSAP, from the coding sequence ATGTCTCATAATCTGCTGAAAGGAAAAAAAGGAATCATATTCGGTGCGCTGGATGAACGGTCCATTGCCTGGCGAACGGCGCTGAAATGCCATGAAGAAGGGGCCGAACTGGTGCTTACCAATGCGCCGGTTGCCATGCGTATGGGGGAGATCAATAAACTGGCCGAAGTGGTTAAAGCGCCCGTTATTCCCTGTGACGTAAGCAGCAATGAAGACGTAGCCAACCTGCTCACCAGATCCATGGAGCATTTTGGCGGCGGCGTTGATTTTATCCTGCACTCCATCGGCATGAGCATAAATGTGCGCAAAGGAAAGCACTATACCGAGATCGATTATGGTTTCAATTCCAAGTCACTTGATATTTCAGCAGTAAGCCTGCACCGGGTACTTGCCACGGCTATGAAGATGGATGCGATCAATGAATGGGGCAGCGTGGTAGCGCTAACGTATATTGCTGCACAGCGTGTATTCCCGGATTATAATGAAATGGCGGATGCAAAGGCCTTGCTGGAAAGTATCACCCGGAGTTTTGGGTATCATTACGGGGTTAAAAAACACGTTCGGGTAAATACCATCTCTCAATCGCCGGTACGTACCACGGCCGGGAGCGGGGTAAAAGGATTTGATGGTTTCATGGATTATGCTGAGAAAATGAGTCCCTTGGGCAATGCCAGTTCAGACGAGTGTGCCAATTATTGCGTGATGATGTTCAGCGACCTGACCCGGAAAGTAACCATGCAGAATCTCTTCCACGATGGTGGGTTCTCTTTTACCGGGGTTACCGAGGCCGTGATCGAGAAGATGGAAACCCCCTCCGCCCCCTAA
- a CDS encoding DUF2795 domain-containing protein codes for MFWTLELASHLEDAPWPATKDELIDYSIRSGAPIEVVENLQELEDEGEMYEGLEDIWPDYPSQEDFFFNEDEY; via the coding sequence ATGTTTTGGACCTTAGAATTAGCCTCTCATTTGGAAGATGCCCCCTGGCCTGCCACAAAAGATGAACTGATCGATTATTCGATCCGTAGCGGCGCCCCGATTGAAGTAGTGGAGAATTTACAGGAACTGGAAGATGAGGGGGAGATGTATGAAGGCCTGGAAGATATATGGCCCGATTACCCGAGCCAGGAAGACTTCTTCTTTAATGAAGATGAATATTGA
- a CDS encoding ABC transporter ATP-binding protein gives MLTATDIHKQYGNLAVLKGVDISINKGEIVSIVGSSGAGKSTLLHILGTLDKADKGNIVLNDQHIETLSGKKLAAFRNKHIGFVFQFHHLLPEFTALENVCIPGWVAGTKKKEVVIKATELLKTLGLGDRVDNKPQQLSGGEQQRVAVARALVNGPAIVMADEPTGNLDSANARELHQLFIDLRNRFDQTFLIVTHNEELAKMSDRVLHMKDGRII, from the coding sequence ATGTTAACCGCAACAGATATTCATAAACAATACGGTAACCTGGCAGTGCTCAAGGGTGTTGATATATCCATTAACAAGGGCGAGATCGTAAGCATTGTTGGTTCATCCGGCGCCGGAAAGAGCACCCTGCTGCATATCCTGGGCACTTTGGACAAAGCAGACAAGGGAAATATCGTTTTGAATGATCAGCACATTGAGACCCTTTCCGGGAAAAAGCTGGCTGCTTTCCGGAACAAGCATATCGGGTTCGTTTTCCAGTTTCATCATCTTTTACCGGAATTTACCGCATTGGAGAATGTTTGTATCCCGGGCTGGGTTGCCGGTACTAAAAAGAAAGAAGTGGTAATAAAAGCAACGGAATTGTTGAAAACTTTAGGACTTGGCGACAGGGTGGATAACAAACCCCAGCAACTTTCAGGCGGTGAACAGCAACGGGTAGCGGTAGCAAGAGCGCTGGTAAACGGGCCGGCCATTGTTATGGCCGATGAGCCCACAGGGAACCTCGATAGTGCCAATGCCCGGGAACTTCACCAGTTGTTCATTGACCTGCGGAACCGTTTTGATCAGACATTCCTGATTGTAACACATAATGAAGAGTTGGCAAAAATGAGTGACCGGGTATTGCACATGAAAGACGGGAGGATCATTTAA
- a CDS encoding cob(I)yrinic acid a,c-diamide adenosyltransferase: MAIKIYTKTGDLGKTSLIGGTKVAKSNIRIEAYGTIDELNSFIGLTADQLTHEHSKNILKEIQDRLFTIGSSLACDPDKEPLLKIPDLEETDIELLEREIDTMNDELTPMRSFILPGGHTAISTTHVTRCVCRRAERLCVNMQEHELFVEPLVIKYLNRLSDYLFVLARYAGHLSGVEDIPWKPRVK, encoded by the coding sequence ATGGCCATTAAAATATATACCAAGACCGGAGACCTGGGAAAAACCAGTCTGATCGGAGGCACCAAGGTTGCCAAAAGCAATATCCGCATTGAAGCATACGGCACGATCGATGAGCTGAATTCCTTTATTGGCTTAACTGCCGACCAGCTTACGCATGAACATTCAAAGAATATCCTGAAAGAGATACAGGACCGCCTGTTCACCATTGGGTCTTCCCTGGCCTGTGATCCGGACAAAGAACCTTTATTGAAAATACCCGACCTGGAAGAAACCGATATCGAACTGCTGGAAAGGGAAATTGATACGATGAATGACGAACTTACCCCGATGAGATCTTTTATTCTTCCGGGCGGACATACAGCCATTTCCACAACACATGTTACCAGGTGCGTATGCCGCCGTGCCGAAAGGCTTTGTGTAAATATGCAGGAGCATGAACTTTTTGTAGAGCCGCTTGTGATAAAATACCTGAACCGCCTGAGCGATTATCTTTTTGTATTGGCCAGGTATGCCGGGCATTTATCGGGAGTAGAAGATATTCCCTGGAAACCGAGGGTTAAATGA
- a CDS encoding ABC transporter ATP-binding protein codes for MIHLENIRKSYYLGKHELQVLKGISLDIFKNEYVALMGPSGSGKSTLMNILGCLDSPSGGKYLLNGKDVSRMPDNDLAEVRNKEIGFVFQQFNLLPRLTAAENVALPLVYSGVGRKERQERAMEVLKKVKLDDRSHHKPNELSGGQAQRVAIARALINNPSIILADEPTGNLDSKTSYEIMEILSKIHIDGNTVILVTHEEDISHYAHRVIRLRDGVIESDKVNENPLSAAVPA; via the coding sequence ATCATTCATCTCGAGAATATCCGCAAGAGTTACTACCTGGGCAAGCACGAGCTTCAGGTATTAAAAGGTATTTCCCTGGACATTTTCAAGAATGAGTATGTAGCCCTGATGGGACCAAGCGGTTCAGGGAAATCAACGCTCATGAATATCCTGGGCTGCCTCGACAGCCCCTCCGGCGGAAAATATCTTCTGAATGGGAAAGACGTAAGCCGCATGCCCGATAATGACCTGGCCGAAGTGCGCAACAAGGAGATCGGTTTCGTTTTTCAGCAGTTCAATTTATTGCCCCGGCTGACAGCAGCAGAAAATGTGGCACTCCCGCTCGTTTACAGTGGTGTAGGCAGAAAAGAAAGACAGGAAAGGGCAATGGAAGTTCTGAAAAAGGTAAAACTTGATGACCGCAGCCACCATAAGCCCAACGAACTGAGTGGCGGACAAGCCCAGCGGGTTGCCATTGCCCGGGCATTGATAAACAACCCCTCTATTATTTTAGCAGATGAACCAACCGGTAACCTGGATTCAAAAACCTCTTACGAGATCATGGAGATACTGAGTAAGATCCATATAGATGGAAATACCGTCATCCTGGTCACACACGAAGAAGATATTTCGCACTATGCCCACCGGGTCATCCGGCTGAGGGACGGGGTCATTGAAAGCGACAAAGTGAATGAAAATCCACTGTCGGCTGCCGTTCCAGCCTGA